A stretch of Verrucomicrobiota bacterium DNA encodes these proteins:
- a CDS encoding iron permease: protein MAPGVLLTIYCGLILLASLAGGWIPLFLRLTHTKMQVATSFVAGLMLGVGVLHLLPHALDHSPAIDWIAGWMLGGFLIMFFIQRFFHFHHHDVSGEEASENPSAEAMVVHEHDHDHDHAQHHHHHHDHDHEESLTLAERSASKLTWTGAALGLTLHTLIDGFALASSVHADSLGTPAPVLLGLGTFLVIILHKPFDAMAIGTLMAAGGSSRLSRHLVNGLFAMAIPLGVLLFHFGAAQFSGEAGRYLGAALAFAAGTFLCIASSDLLPELQFHSHDRVKLSIALLSGLALSVLIGAFETTGHDHQREGSPQTEQMERNLAR from the coding sequence ATGGCTCCGGGCGTACTTCTGACAATCTATTGCGGTTTGATCCTGCTGGCGTCTTTAGCGGGCGGCTGGATCCCGCTGTTCCTGCGGCTGACACACACGAAAATGCAGGTGGCGACAAGCTTCGTCGCCGGCTTGATGCTGGGAGTGGGAGTGCTGCACTTGCTGCCGCACGCGCTGGATCATTCCCCGGCAATTGACTGGATTGCGGGTTGGATGCTGGGCGGTTTCCTGATCATGTTTTTCATCCAGCGCTTCTTCCATTTCCATCATCACGATGTCTCGGGAGAGGAAGCGTCGGAGAATCCTTCAGCGGAGGCAATGGTTGTCCATGAGCACGACCACGATCACGATCACGCGCAGCATCACCACCATCACCACGACCACGATCATGAAGAGTCCTTGACCCTGGCCGAGCGCTCGGCCTCGAAGCTGACGTGGACCGGCGCGGCGCTCGGTTTGACGTTGCACACGTTGATCGACGGCTTCGCGCTGGCCTCCAGCGTTCACGCGGATTCGCTGGGGACTCCGGCGCCGGTGTTGCTCGGACTCGGCACGTTTCTGGTGATCATCCTGCACAAGCCCTTCGACGCGATGGCGATTGGGACTTTGATGGCGGCGGGCGGGTCGTCCCGGCTTTCGCGGCATCTGGTGAACGGGCTGTTCGCGATGGCGATTCCTTTGGGCGTGCTCCTTTTCCATTTTGGCGCGGCCCAATTCTCCGGTGAAGCCGGGCGTTACCTGGGCGCCGCGTTGGCGTTTGCGGCGGGCACGTTCCTGTGCATCGCGAGCAGCGACTTGCTGCCGGAGTTGCAGTTCCATTCCCACGACCGGGTTAAGCTCTCCATCGCGCTGCTATCGGGGTTGGCTCTTTCCGTGCTCATCGGCGCTTTCGAGACCACGGGCCACGATCATCAACGCGAAGGAAGTCCGCAAACGGAGCAAATGGAGAGAAACCTCGCTCGGTGA